Proteins from a genomic interval of Treponema brennaborense DSM 12168:
- a CDS encoding polysaccharide pyruvyl transferase family protein: MKIGILTFHNADNYGAVLQCYALQESLKKLFPNDEVCAADYRNNEIEKSYRILSIRKKLRANITQFLYIPAALGKRNQFKKFRERFLSLGSSDITKYDMIFYGSDQIWNPVLTAGDLSYFGNGFDGVKIAYGASDGGEIKEQEIKELLLKFKGISCREKTLAEKISCMTARKDIKAVCDPVFLLSKNAWLAIAKAPKQNGYILAYKIADNLNFDSEVEKTAIRLEKKVIQIVYLKSLRKLFCRKQHFVKGISVEEFLGYVANADLVITTSFHATAFSLIFERPFYVLKLEIRSERITDLLNSIQLEERYVEKIPEKITGCEIYSTEVKENFKTHCSGGKRFLSEVLNV; this comes from the coding sequence ATGAAAATCGGAATCCTCACTTTTCACAATGCGGACAATTATGGTGCGGTTTTGCAGTGCTACGCATTGCAGGAAAGTTTGAAAAAGCTGTTCCCTAATGATGAAGTCTGCGCGGCCGATTATAGAAACAATGAAATTGAGAAATCGTATAGGATCCTGTCCATTAGAAAGAAACTGAGAGCCAATATCACTCAGTTCCTTTACATTCCGGCTGCCCTTGGGAAGCGGAATCAGTTCAAAAAGTTCAGGGAACGTTTTCTTTCGCTCGGTTCTTCGGACATCACGAAATACGACATGATTTTTTACGGCTCGGATCAGATTTGGAATCCCGTGCTTACGGCCGGCGACCTATCCTATTTTGGCAATGGCTTTGACGGCGTAAAGATTGCCTACGGCGCAAGCGACGGCGGTGAAATAAAAGAACAAGAAATAAAAGAATTGCTTTTAAAGTTCAAAGGCATTTCATGCAGGGAAAAAACTCTTGCAGAGAAAATCTCCTGCATGACAGCCCGAAAAGACATAAAGGCTGTTTGCGATCCTGTGTTTTTGCTTTCAAAGAATGCTTGGCTGGCAATTGCTAAAGCTCCAAAACAAAACGGCTACATTCTTGCATATAAAATTGCTGATAATCTAAACTTTGACAGCGAAGTTGAAAAAACGGCAATACGTCTCGAAAAAAAAGTAATTCAAATAGTATATCTGAAATCTTTAAGAAAACTATTTTGCAGAAAACAGCATTTTGTAAAAGGAATTTCTGTAGAAGAATTTCTGGGTTATGTTGCAAACGCTGATTTAGTTATTACTACAAGTTTCCATGCTACCGCATTCAGTTTAATATTTGAACGCCCGTTTTATGTTCTAAAATTGGAGATTCGTTCCGAGCGGATTACGGACTTGCTTAATTCAATACAGCTTGAAGAAAGATACGTAGAAAAAATACCTGAAAAAATTACAGGCTGCGAAATATATTCAACAGAAGTTAAAGAAAATTTTAAAACACATTGTAGCGGCGGAAAAAGGTTCCTGTCGGAGGTTTTGAATGTCTAA
- a CDS encoding helix-turn-helix domain-containing protein: MDFRSRLREEIEYSGMLYKEVAAKAGITKRTMDSYVGARGCMPSADIAVKIAQVLGVSVEYLVTGNEAENSISKKDYHIITCLKKLPDYERNALEQYIETIAKSQN, from the coding sequence ATGGATTTTCGTTCTAGATTAAGAGAAGAAATTGAATATTCAGGGATGCTCTATAAGGAAGTTGCAGCAAAAGCAGGAATTACAAAGCGAACGATGGACAGTTATGTAGGAGCACGAGGGTGTATGCCGTCTGCAGATATTGCCGTTAAAATTGCACAAGTTCTTGGCGTAAGCGTGGAATATCTTGTAACGGGGAATGAAGCAGAAAACTCAATTTCAAAAAAGGATTATCATATTATCACATGCCTGAAAAAACTTCCTGATTATGAACGCAATGCGCTTGAACAATATATAGAAACAATAGCAAAGTCACAAAACTAA
- a CDS encoding Coenzyme F420 hydrogenase/dehydrogenase, beta subunit C-terminal domain yields the protein MFLDDGVKSGCCGCKVCASVCKTNAISFESDEEGFWYPIIDGNKCIDCGQCRKVCPASDRSSVPGGALLPIADEGQFCAAFSNSADVLENSASGGMFTHISDCILGNNGVVFGHRYDKDFNVICDAADSKDRRDLFRGSKYVQSDMGNAYAEIKRQTETERPVLVSGTPCQIDAVKHFFGGKVPVNLFLLEIICHGVPPPLIFREYIGLCEKKAGKKITDFEFRGKEKGWTTPFRKISYSDGSCRGELLNTDAFNNLFLGTDCILRPSCYECKYAGKERVADISIGDFWGAEDVHPDMFNSNRGTSLVLVNTEKGREMFGHARKFMTVKNILLSDCAGRNLPLRGYPRPRIDRESFFNDYATQGLEWSMKKHCFKPERTLRAKIKKLIVLLIGKERAIKLKKLMKGGALER from the coding sequence GTGTTTCTTGATGACGGAGTAAAGTCGGGCTGCTGCGGCTGCAAGGTATGTGCGTCAGTCTGCAAAACGAATGCCATTAGTTTTGAATCTGATGAGGAAGGATTCTGGTATCCCATTATTGACGGCAATAAATGCATAGATTGCGGACAGTGCCGAAAAGTCTGCCCGGCTTCGGACAGAAGTTCTGTTCCCGGCGGCGCATTGCTGCCGATTGCCGACGAAGGACAGTTCTGCGCAGCGTTCTCGAATTCAGCTGATGTCCTTGAAAACTCCGCGAGCGGCGGTATGTTCACCCATATTTCCGACTGTATTTTGGGAAACAACGGCGTTGTATTCGGTCATCGCTATGACAAGGATTTCAATGTGATATGCGATGCAGCTGACTCCAAGGACAGGCGTGACTTGTTCCGCGGCTCGAAGTATGTGCAGAGCGACATGGGAAATGCCTACGCGGAAATAAAACGGCAGACGGAAACTGAGCGGCCGGTGCTTGTGTCCGGTACGCCGTGTCAGATTGATGCGGTAAAGCACTTTTTCGGCGGGAAAGTGCCGGTAAACTTGTTCCTGCTCGAGATAATATGCCACGGAGTGCCGCCGCCGCTGATTTTCAGAGAATATATAGGGCTATGCGAGAAAAAAGCCGGAAAGAAGATAACCGATTTTGAATTCCGCGGAAAAGAAAAAGGCTGGACAACGCCGTTCAGGAAGATTTCATATTCCGACGGTTCGTGTCGCGGTGAATTGTTGAACACTGACGCGTTCAACAATCTGTTCCTTGGAACAGATTGCATTTTGCGGCCGTCCTGCTACGAATGCAAGTATGCAGGAAAAGAGAGGGTTGCAGACATCTCAATAGGAGATTTTTGGGGAGCGGAGGACGTGCATCCGGATATGTTCAACTCGAATCGCGGTACAAGCCTTGTCCTCGTGAATACGGAGAAAGGCCGGGAAATGTTCGGACACGCAAGAAAGTTTATGACGGTGAAAAACATCCTGCTTTCCGACTGCGCCGGACGAAACCTCCCTTTGCGCGGTTATCCGCGCCCGAGAATCGACAGAGAAAGCTTCTTCAATGACTACGCAACGCAAGGTCTGGAATGGAGCATGAAGAAGCACTGCTTCAAGCCGGAACGGACATTAAGGGCAAAGATAAAGAAACTTATTGTTCTGCTAATCGGAAAGGAACGGGCAATAAAACTTAAAAAACTGATGAAAGGGGGCGCGCTGGAAAGATAA
- a CDS encoding lipopolysaccharide biosynthesis protein: MTSFRTEGGTASSTSRIARNTLFLYFRQILIMLVSLYTVRVVLDVLGAEDYGIYNVVAGVVTMFGFLSGAMATASQRYFSFDLGKGDTEHLKTTFSVTLQIYVLIALAVIVLAETAGLWFMNNKLVIPSERLAAANWIFQASIVSFLLTLITTPYMASIIAHENMSVYAYASIAEAALKLGIVFLLKFLPFDKLSLYGVLLAAVAFINTGIYRFYCLRHYDECRVRFVRDGALFREIVGYSGWNLFGSMVGVFKNQITNILLNLFFTPVVNAARAIASQVNSAVASFSQNFSTAVRPQIIKSYASNKKNECNSLVFYGCKITFFLMYIFSLPLVLEMDFVLKIWLKNPPELAVVFTQLALIDALIDSISYSIMTLAQATGKIKLYQGVVGGILLLNLPVSYIALKTGCPAVSVMVVSICITFAAFVVRLLIVKRLTAFSLRAFGASVVVPVVSVALLSAVVPVVLKMLVSNPVVEFLAVVLSAVASSGIFVLLVGMGRDERKNLLLKVKGRFRRVS; this comes from the coding sequence ATGACATCATTCCGTACCGAGGGCGGGACCGCAAGCAGCACCTCGCGCATAGCGCGCAACACGCTTTTCCTCTACTTCCGGCAGATACTTATAATGCTGGTGAGTTTGTACACCGTGCGCGTGGTTTTGGACGTGCTCGGCGCGGAGGACTACGGGATATACAACGTCGTGGCGGGAGTGGTCACGATGTTCGGCTTTTTGAGCGGCGCGATGGCGACCGCAAGCCAGCGGTATTTCTCATTCGACTTAGGAAAGGGCGACACGGAACATTTAAAGACGACGTTTTCCGTTACCTTACAGATTTACGTCCTGATTGCGCTTGCTGTCATCGTCTTGGCGGAGACGGCGGGGCTGTGGTTTATGAACAACAAGCTGGTCATTCCGTCGGAGAGGCTGGCTGCGGCAAACTGGATTTTTCAGGCATCAATCGTCTCGTTCCTTTTAACTTTGATTACAACCCCGTATATGGCTTCAATAATCGCCCACGAGAACATGAGCGTCTACGCCTACGCAAGCATCGCGGAGGCAGCGCTCAAGCTCGGAATTGTGTTTCTGCTAAAATTTCTGCCGTTTGACAAACTTTCCCTCTACGGCGTTCTTTTAGCGGCAGTTGCATTTATAAATACGGGGATATACCGATTTTACTGCCTCCGCCATTACGATGAGTGCCGTGTGCGGTTTGTCCGGGACGGCGCGCTGTTCCGGGAAATCGTCGGATATTCGGGATGGAACCTGTTCGGCTCGATGGTCGGCGTCTTCAAGAACCAGATTACGAACATTCTTTTGAACCTGTTCTTTACCCCCGTAGTGAACGCGGCGAGGGCAATCGCTTCTCAGGTGAATAGCGCCGTAGCAAGTTTCAGCCAGAATTTCAGTACGGCGGTGCGCCCGCAGATTATAAAGAGTTATGCCTCAAATAAAAAAAACGAATGCAACAGCCTTGTGTTTTATGGGTGCAAAATTACCTTTTTCCTGATGTATATTTTCTCGCTTCCGCTTGTATTGGAAATGGATTTCGTGCTTAAAATCTGGCTCAAGAATCCGCCGGAATTAGCAGTGGTTTTTACGCAGCTTGCCTTAATCGATGCGTTGATAGACTCCATAAGTTATTCGATTATGACGCTTGCGCAGGCAACGGGTAAGATAAAGCTGTATCAGGGCGTCGTGGGCGGAATCCTTCTTTTGAATCTACCGGTCTCATATATCGCGTTGAAAACAGGATGTCCTGCAGTTTCCGTAATGGTAGTTTCAATCTGTATAACTTTTGCTGCCTTTGTTGTCCGTCTCCTGATAGTAAAAAGGCTGACCGCATTTTCCCTGCGGGCATTTGGCGCCAGTGTTGTCGTTCCTGTCGTTTCGGTCGCCTTGCTTTCGGCTGTCGTTCCCGTGGTGCTGAAGATGCTGGTTTCAAATCCGGTTGTCGAATTTCTTGCGGTTGTTCTCTCTGCTGTCGCGTCCTCCGGAATATTCGTCCTGCTCGTCGGGATGGGCAGGGACGAGCGGAAGAACCTGCTGCTGAAAGTAAAGGGGAGGTTCCGCCGTGTTTCTTGA